The nucleotide sequence TCTAATAACTGAAGTGCTTGTTGTAACACAGTACTGCCACCACTAtagttgtgttgttgttgttgttgctacaCAAATGTTTCCTATAGTATTACCATCAGTGTTGTCGATTCTGTTCTGATCTTCCGCCCATTTGCCAGATGAGGCCACTAAGGCCCAGGAAGTATCCCTGGCCAGtgagccccacccctcccccattcctggCACTCTTGACGTGGCTGCCCGTTTCTTGTCCCCGCAGGTTCGGGGCGCCCGCCCCCTGCTAGGCCAAGTGGAGGGGGTGTCCCCGCCCAATGGGCCTGGCCAGGGCCCTGCGCCGCCTCAGCGGCGCCCTGGAGTCTGGAGACGACAGGGCGGGCGATGAGGAGGAAGCGGGGCCGGGGCTGTGCCACAACGGGTGGGCGCCAGCACAGTCGCCGGTGGGGCGGCGCCGCGGGCGCTTCGTCAAGAAGGACGGGCACTGCAACGTGCGCTTCGTGAACCTGGGCGGCCAGGGCGCGCGCTACCTGAGCGACCTGTTCACCACGTGCGTGGACGTGCGCTGGCGCTGGATGTGCCTGCTCTTCTCCTGCTCCTTCCTCGCTTCCTGGCTGCTCTTCGGCCTGGCCTTCTGGCTCATCGCCTCCCTGCACGGCGACCTGACTGCCCCGCCGCCGCCCGCACCCTGCTTCTCGCAGGTGGCCAGCTTCCTGGCCGCCTTCCTCTTCGCGCTGGAGACGCAGACGTCCATCGGCTACGGCGTGCGCAGCGTCACCGAGGAGTGCCCGGCCGCCGTGGCCGCCGTGGTGCTCCAGTGCATCGCCGGCTGCGTGCTAGACGCCTTCGTCGTGGGCGCCGTCATGGCCAAGATGGCCAAGCCCAAGAAGCGCAACGAGACGCTGGTCTTCAGCGAGAACGCCGTCGTGGCGCTGCGCGACCGCCGCCTCTGCCTCATGTGGCGCGTCGGCAACCTGCGCCGCAGTCATCTCGTTGAGGCCCACGTGCGGGCCCAGCTACTGCAGGTGCGAGTCGGCCCCGAGGCAGGCCACGCCCCCTGGTGGGCGGGCCCCTCCGCGAGGTCTGGGAGTGGGAGCCGCGGGGAATGGTGGGAGTTGTAGGTCTACGGAGCAAGTGTGCGTGGAGCCTGGAAGGGACTTCGACTACAATTCCCAGCAGTCTCTCGGGCAGGACACCTTCTGCCTCTCCTTGAGGGCTGAGGATGGTTCCCAAAGCTCTGTGGGAAGTGTAAACCCAAGAGAAAGGTCTCTGATCATTTCTTCCTGGAAGCCTAGACCTGAGACCAGATTTTGAGACTTAAAGAGTCCCCTGGGACTTGCCCTGCCCCCGTGGAATTGTGGGAAATGCAGGCCTGCGAGGGCCACTTCTGATCGGTAAAGACTCTAAACGACAATTCCCAAAAGGCTCTGGGGGCAGGGAAAGCGCCCACACAGGTTGGTCTGAAGAGGAGTTGTCGTTTTGCTGGTGATGTAAACCACGGCTCAGGTTTACGATCCCCAGCCAGTGTTGTACAGAGAGGGGACTGTGACGGAGGTCAGGCTCCTACGGGCTTGTGGGAGATGCAGGCCTGAGGATGGGGTGCTACTCACACCTGCAGAGCCAGGGAAGACAATTCTCTGTGGCCTCTGGGTGTGTGGTCCTGCAGCATTTGTGGGAGCCTTCATTTTCCACCTCAGGGGCCCAGACTTTCCCACCAGCCTCCTGCTCAGAGAAGTACAGGGCAGGGGGTTGGGAAACTCTAATGTTAGcgtctctgctgctaagtcgcttcagtcgtgtccgactccgtgtgaccccagagacggcagcccaccaggctcccccgtccctgggattctccaggcaagaacactggagtgggttgccatttctcagcaaaaaacaaaagcaaaactacaatTCCCATTGGCCCCTGGGGCAATGGCTCCCTCTGGCACCCTAATAAAAGAGCCTTAGTGTTTCTAGAATTGTAGTCAAACTGCCCAAACAAATTCTGGGGTAGTAGCAGCTCCTGCCCCAGTACAGTTCAACCCTTAAGTTGAACGCAGGGTTGGGGCTGGAGTTGGATGAGAAGAGGACAGGGTTGTGGTGGGAACTACAACTCCCAGCAGCCTCTAAGGATTCACGTAGATATTGGCAAGAGAATGGAGCCCCATTCTCCACTTCTCTCTCCTGCTTGACTGAAATCCAGAGATTCATGACCAGGAGGGACACTGTCTCTCCCAGAAGTCTGTGGGGGCATTGACAGGACTTGGTAGGTGGGTATGGAACCAATGGGTAGGTGTGGTGAAACTGCCGATACCTGGCGTGGGGTTAGGCTTCCACCCACAGAAATATACAGACACACAAGGGGATGGAGGTAGTTGGGTTGAGGAGTGGGCGAGAGAATATCCCAGGGACTAGACTGAGGCAACGGTAAAACAGGCAGAACATAAGCATAGCTTCTGTTGGACTTAGATTGTCATCCTGGTTTATCTTTCTCTGGCCATATAATGAAAGCCATTTTTCtatccctctcttccttctccaattgCTTTCGGATGTGATTCTTATCATCTGTTGTCTCTTTAACTGTTTCTGTCTTGCTGATTTCTGTGGCTCTGTGCCAATGTCACTCTGTCACTATCTTTTTCTCTCCCCTGGCTTTCTCCGATTTCCTTCCCCAAACCCTCTCTGAGTGTCTGTCTACCCACCGCCCCCCTTCCTCTGGGCTTCCGTCCTCACCTTCCTGGaccaccatctccctctctctgGGTCTGTGTCCTCCTCTTTCTGCAtcaccatctccctctctctgGGTCTGTGTCCTCCTCCTTCTGCATCACCATCCCTCTCTCTCTGGGTCTGTGTTCTCTCTGTACCCCTACCCCTActggcctctgccctcctcttctTCTGCACGTCTATCCCCTCCTCTCGCTACCTCTATCTGCATTCATCTCTCTGCTCCCTGCTGTCTTTGGCCACCCGCCTTTTGCTGCAGCCTCGAGTGACCCCGGAGGGTGAGTACatacctctggaccaccaggatgTGGACGTGGGCTTTGATGGTGGCACTGATCGCATCTTCCTTGTGTCTCCCATCACCATCGTGCATGAGATTGACTCCGCCAGTCCTCTCTACGAACTAGGACGGGCTGAGCTGGCCCGGGCTGACTTTGAGCTGGTGGTCATTCTCGAGGGCATGGTCGAGGCCACAGCTATGACCACACAGTGTCGCTCTTCCTACCTCCCTGGTGAGCTGCTCTGGGGCCATCGTTTCGAGCCAGTCCTCTTCCAGCGTGGCTCTCAGTACGAGGTCGACTATCGCCACTTCCATCGCACTTATGAGGTCCCAGGGACGCCTGTCTGTAGCGCCAAGGAGCTGGATGAACGGGCAGAGCGTGCCTCCCAGAGCCCCAAGTCTGGCTTCCCCAGCTCTCTGGCAGCATTCTGCTATGAGAACGAACTTGCTCTGAGCTGCTGCCAGGAAgaagatgaggaagaggaggCCACGGAGGGGGATGCGGCAGAGGCAGAGGACAAGGCTGCCAGCCCCCAAGTTCTCACACCAACCCTGGCGCTAACCTTGCCCCCATGACGCAAGCTGGCATCCCCTTATTTGCACCCCTTTCCCAGAGGTAGCAAGATGGAGAGTTTGGGCCCTCTCCTGGGGTGGAGGCAGGTGTTTCCTAAGACCAACAGGCCTGCTGAGTAAATTATTAGCTGGTGATGTTCTGCCATGCCTAGTGGACCCATCATGAACATACTGGAGGGACCTTAATTCCTCTGAATTCTGTGCTCCCTCCTGAGACCCACTTGTCATTCCAATTCCTGAGTCTCGCTAGAGATAAGGGACCCAGAATTCTGGACCCCTCAAGAGGCGAGGACTGGTAATTCTAGATTCCTCTAGATGGCTGGTTTGGTTTGTTAAGCAGGATCATGAAATGAGGTATAGACTGCCTCCAGGGGAAGAAGTCAGCTGTCTCAAGTAGCAACAGAGATCCAGAATTCATTGGCCTGAACTGACTTTAGATTCAAGGGACTGTTGCTTCTCGACTCAGTTGACTCCATAGCAAATCACTTTTTCTAGGTGACCTAAGGAGGGGAAGTTATGGGATGCTCCCAAGAGTTTAAGACTATACTGATTGACCAATGACAAAGACTGTTGATTGTAAGTCAAGGAAAGACTGTGGCTCCAGAAAACCCCAGAGTTGAGATTCTGTGAATCCAGATTGGCTACAGAGGCCACCACTGGGGGTTCTAGAGCAGCTTTgacctgagagttggactattccAGAAACTAACGAGTTATGTCTCTAGAATGCACAAAACAGTGGAGAGCCTGTAGGTCTACAAGGACTAAAGTGACAGCCTGGGGATTCTTGATAGGCGACAACTCCAGACCCACTGGTGGTAGAACATCGAACCAAACAGAGATGCAAGGCTTCATGATCATCAAgctttgtgtctttttttaagtGCCATTCTAGAATATCCAAAGGAATCAAGATTCTGTGACTCTAGACTGATCACAGTCAGGGAAGGATTGGCAGTGATGACGTCAGATTTGCTGGTTCCAGCTTGCCCAGTGGAGTGGAGAATATTGATGAGGATAGATGACTTCTTTGTGGTTCTGTGATGCCAAAAGGAGTCAAGGCTCCAGGGACCCAGAGTTGTCTGTTGTCAATCTGGAAGCTCTAATCAACTCCTGGAACGTGGCTGTTCGAGGAGGTGGACTTGGGACTTGACCAGCAGCATTGCTGGGCTGACCTAGAAGGTGAGGGCCCAGACGAGATCCTGTGGGTAACAGGGCTGGATATTGGGTAAGGGAAGGGAGAGGCCCAAGGCTGCTGAGTCTACAGTGCTCTGGAATCTTCCATCTAGTGATGTGTCTCTATTTCTTAAagatgttatacatatatgtattatatatatatataatatgaataaagatatctatctattttttttcctgtggttccTACAGTAGGGTTAGAAACTGAGCTTGAGGAAGTGGAATGGAGTCCTTCATAAGGATCCAGAAAGTTCTGCTCTGAATCCCAACTCTGCCCCAACTGAGTGTGTGGCTTTGAGCAAATCACCCCCTCTCTCCTCACCTcagtttgtgctgtgctgtgcaagtcacttcagtctgcaaggactatctgactctttgcgaccctatggactgtagccctccactctcctctgtccatgggattctccagccaagaatactggagtaggttgcatgccctcctccaggggatcttcctgacccagggattgaacccccttctctcacatctcctgcactggcaggtgggttctttaccactagcaccacagggaagcccccacctcagttttcccatccatAAAAACGGCATTGGAACTTGAAGTTGTCCAAGGGCCTTTCCACTAGCATTATTCTTCACTGAGGGTAGAATGGGGGTCTTGGAGATACCCAGTCCACCACCCCCACCAGATGCTGGAATGCCTGGCCTTCTGGGGGCAACGGGGATAGCAGATACTCTCAGAAGCTAGGTCTGAACTTGGATGCCTGCATGACAGGGCAGGCAAGGGAGAATATGGGTTGTGGCTAAGGGCCAGAATCACCTCCTTTCTGGCCCAGCTTGgaggagcaggggaaggaggagTTACCTCTGAATGTCAGGGGAATGTATGTCTTTAGGGAGGCTTGTCCCCCAGGTCAAATTATTGGGAACCCCAGTGGTGTGTCTGGGAGTATGCTTCTGGGgtacatgctgctaagttgcttcagtcatgtccgactctgtgcaaccccatagacggcagcccatcaggctccgctgtccctgggattctccaggcaaggacactggagtgggttgccatttccttctccaatgcatgaaagagaaaaatgaaagtgaagttgctcagtcgtgtccgactcttagcgaccccatggactgcatgcagcccaccaggctcctccgtccatggattttccaggcaagagtacaggagtggggtgccattgccttctcctgtctgGGGTACATATGGGTCCTTGAATCTGGCCTCTGCCCATGCTGCTATCTACCTAAGTGCCCAGCAGGTGGAAGCCTGTCGCAGAAGGAGTCAGTGCCAAGGAGGACATGTTCCCACCCCTGTGTGCCAGGATTGAGGGCAGGCACTGTCATTGCCCATCAGCCTGTCCCAGTGCTGCATCAACCCACTTCCCCCTCTTCCTGTTTCCCCACCTCCCTTTATCCTGCAGAATCTCCAGATAATAACCGGATGGGATTAATTAGCTGGCTGCTCCCCCACCTCTGGGTGGCTGGAGTAGGCAGCGAGACAATGGAAACCCAAGCATGAATAAGGGTGTTAAATTGGAGGTGAAGGGACAGGAAAAGGGTTCTGTTTGGAAGGGGAGCGAGTGGGGTCAGGGCTGGCACAACCTGCGTTTCTGGTAGGGAGGGCAGAGCCTGAGCCACTCATAAAGGTCATTGAGGGGATTAGGAGGCTCCGTGCCTAATCTGTCAGCTTAACCAGGTCCTGGCCTGGAATCTGTCCCCGCCTGCCGAACTCTGGGACGATGAGTGAGACCCAGACACGACCCTCACACCCAATTTGGGACCTGTCCGTGGTGGGAGTGTGCCCAGTTTCTCCCTCCGAGCCAGGCCCCTGCACCTGTTTTGTCTTCAAGGAATGGAAATGAGAGGCGGGGGAGGGGAAATGGCTTCAGATGCCAGAGGAGTcggagaagagggaggagtttAAAAAGAGCAAGAGTATGAGAGGAGGGGTACGCGAAATGAGACAGtcagagaggagggaaaggactcggagaagggagaagggatcAGAGGTGGAAGGATGCTGAGGAAAGGTGAATTGTCCTGGGCGGGGAAAGGGTGCTAACATAAagggaggagtttgggggagagagggaggaaactGAGAGGCTGCGAGAGGCAGGAAGGCAGCCTGTCCTTTCACTGGATTTGGCCTTCCTCTATAGTCCCATTCTCCACGACAGAGACCAAAAAGCGCAGCatttggaagaaagagaaagtcttttttttcacTACTCCTTGACTCTGAAAAGGCTGAGGTGGATGAGGGAGGTCAAAGGAGGAGGGTAAGGAAAGGGTCTGCAGATCGGAGAGGCCAGCACATTTGAGAAAGGGGTCCAAAAGGAAAGGGAGCCAAAGCGGCTCCCGGTTGCTTGGCAACCACTGCGGTCAAAAGCCAGGCGGGCCAGCTAGGAGGTGTGGCTCACGGAAACAACAGGGATCTGTGGCCCCGCCCCCTAGCAACAAGCCTAACAAAGTACCGCCCCCTGGCAACGTATTGCTATAGGCCCGGCTCGGTTGACCTGGTATCCTATTGCGCAGAGCCCTTGCGCAGGCGTAGTCCTCCCTCTGCGTCTGCTTAATCCCGCCTCCATCCAACTCCTTTTCGAGGCTTCTTATTGGAGGGCAAGCCTGCCAAGAACCCTTTGGTTTCGGAGGCGGGACCCGGCCCCTGCTCTCACTCCAATTGGCCCCATAGACCGTCTACTTTGGGCTGGACATTGCTACGCCTGCTTCTAGTGCGCCTATTGGCCCTGGAGGGCGATCCTTCGGTTTCGGAGGCGGAGCAGAAGAGAGGGCACGCCGTGGATTGGGCGGTGTCAAAACGAGGGGCGGTCCCTACTGGCGGGGCGGTTGGGAGACGAAGGGAGAGTCTTTTCAGCGCTGAGGACTGGCGCTGAGGAGGCGGCGGTGGCTCCCGGGGCGTTTGAGCGGGCTCACCCGAGCCCGCGGGCCAACGCGGATCCGGGCCCGACCGGCGGGACCGCCCCGGACTCCCCGCGGGCCTTCCTAGCCGCCATGGAGGACGGTGTCTATGGTAAgtcggggaggggcggggccggctGGGAGCAGATGGAGCGTTTCTGTCTGAATGTTCCGCCGCTAACGACCTCCCTTCCACGACGCGCCTTGAGAAGCTTGTTCGGCCCTATAGTCGCCTCGCTTTTGTGGGGCGCGGGACGGGCTTCCGGCAGGGCAGGAGAGCGGGCGTTCCAGGCCATTGTTTGGGCCGAGCCTGTTTCCGGTGGCAGCgggagggggtgggatggagcGGCGGAGGCGAGGCTGAGGCGGGGCTGAGGCGGAACCATTCCCTCTGGAGGGGCCGGGCGAGCCCAGTGCCTGccgggagaggggaggggggcttCGGGGgacggtggggtggggagaaatcGTGGGGGCCACAGAGATTCCGCtagggccggggcggggggcttCGATGCCCCGCCCCTTCCTTCACTCTCGCAAGCTGTCATTAGCTTCCCCTGCCATGGTTACTTTCCATGGACCCAGGAGTCCGGGCACCCAGGTCCCAAGCTACCTCGCCAAGAATGGAGGCAGAAAACCAAGACCTCAGGCCCCTTGCAAGTAATGAACCGCAGTGTCAAGCTTCCAGCCCCCTTTCCCCTGTAAACCTAAGAGTAGAGGCTCCAAGCCCCCTTCTCTCCCAAGGACTAAGAGTCTAGATTCCCAGCCCTTCCTCCCCTGGACTGAGGAATCTAGGCCCCCCAGCCCCTTCTTCCACTCACCGGAGGCGGGACTCTTATCCTCATCCTCCCCATGAACCTAGgagccctgtccttcaccagatTTCAGAAGTCCAGGCTCCCAGTCCCCAGAACTGATCTCCCGCCCCTGATCCCCTCCCCCAGAACCCCCGGACCTGACTCCGGAGGAGCGGATGGAGCTGGAGAACATTCGACGGCGGAAGCAGGAGCTGCTGGTGGAGATCCAGCGCCTGCGGGAGGAGCTCAGCGAAGCCATGAGCGAGGTGGAGGGTCTGGAGGCCAATGAGGGCAGGTGAGGGCTAGGGCAGGGAGCCTAGGGGTCATGGGGCCAGGCGGGGGCCAGGGATACCCAGGCATTGACCTTCCAccctctgctctctgcccctGCAGCAAAACCTTGCAACGGAACCGGAAGATGGCAATGGGCAGGAAGAAGTTCAATATGGACCCCAAAAAGGTGCTTGGGGCCACAGGGCTGGGGTCGGCCAAGCTGACATCCAGATAGGATTCTGGCATCTCCGGGTTCCAGAAGTGTTGTGGTTAAAGGTCTGCCTTAGACAGGACAGAGTTGGTCCTGATCCCTGGATCCAGATATTGGCAGTATTTGTTCCCTGAACACTAACCAAGTGCTTCAGCCTCCTGATCTTTGTGTATGCTGGAACTCCTGCCTGAGTGGTCCTCCTCTCCTTTTTGCTCATATTTTAGAACCCATTTCTCTTGTCACTCTTGAGTCACCAGGAGGAGCTTGATTGAGTCTGGTAGGGAATATGGACAGAGAAGTGccaagacagagagaaagagaggtacTGGGCTGTGGACACTCAGAAGAGTGAGCCTGGTGGcatcaaggagggcttccctcaGGAGGATATTTGGGTCAGGTGAAGGATGACTTAGTGTTTACCAGGTGGAGAAAAGATGTtcgttcgttcattcattcattctttttacacCATTTCCTCGGGCCTCCCTCTGGCCTGCTGCTCCGCCAGGGAATGCATAGGACCCAGTGTAGGGTTTGATGCTGCCTTGCCCTCAGGGAGCCCCTAGACTCAGATACCAGGATCCAAAGTTAGGGGTCCTCAGTTCATGGTCCTCAAGACATCAAGAGAGCATGAGAAATCCCTCCTCCAGCCTGAGTCTTGACCCTCACAGCTCCTCGTGTGATGTCTTCTAACAGTTTCCCACTTTATTCTTCTTGCCAGAAGCAATGGTAGTTTGTAAAGTCATTTAGCAGACATTCATAGAGCTCCTGTTCCTTGCCAGGTCCTGCTCCAGGGGGACTGGAATTAACCAGGCAAAGGCAGAGGGAGCAGTAGATGCAAAGTCTAGGCCACCGGAGAGGCAGTGTTTAGGGGCCTGGGAAGAGCCTGAAAGTGAAACTCAGGCCCTGCTGTTGAGGATGGGTGTGGGTTTGGAGGCTAAGGTTTCTGGGGGTGTCTTTCTGAGCACACCAGCACTGAGACTCAGCCCTTCCCACCAGGGGATCCAGTTCCTGGTGGAGAACGAACTTTTGCAGAACACACCTGAGGAGATAGCCCGCTTCCTGTACAAGGGCGAGGGCCTGAACAAGACGGCCATTGGGGACTACCTGGGGGAGAGGTGAGAACCGCGCCCCCTGCACCCAGCACCTGCTGGGCATCTCCTCTCTGCCCCTTGCACCCAGCTTTTGCTGAGGAGAGGCCCTGATAGATCAGCCTTGCAACTGGACTGTGACAAGATGGACTGACACAGAGATTGGGGTGGAGGACCTTCTAAGGAACCTGGGGATCATCTGTGAGCATGTGGAGGATATGGGACCTTTGCGGACATCTGGGCAATGTGGGGACCACCACCCGTTTATGTCAGGACAGTGGAGAACATTTGTGGGTGGTATGGGAGCGTGAGAACCATTGGAGACAGCTGGTGTGCATGGGAGCGATGTGGACAGTGATGCAGGAAGTGGGAGGGGTCATCATCAGTGGATATCTGGGGAGCATGGGGGGCCCATGGACATCTGGAAACATGGGGGCCATTTGTGGATGTCCGGGGTCTGTGGACATGCACCTACAAGCATAGGGTGCATGAGACATCAGGAGTGTATGAGGACCAGCGGTGGATGTCTAGGGTGCCTAGGAGTTGATGGACTTCTGGGACACAAGCAGACGACCTGTGGATGTCGGGTGTGTGTGGGGACCATCTGGATTCCCAGGGTGCATGGGGACCTTCTGTGAAGTCTGGGAAACCTGGGGACCATTGGTGCACATCCGGGGCGTGCGGAGACCGTCTGAAATGTCTGAGGTGCAGAGGACCATGTGAGATGCCTAGGGTTTgtgtggacatctgggttgtgTGGAACTTTCTGGATATCTGTGGTGCAGAGACCATCTGTGGGCAGCTGGGGGGCATGGGGACTGGAGGTTCTGGGAGCATGGGGGTCATCTCTAGCTTTCTGGGGATCGCCTGTGGACATCTAGAGTGCATAGGGACAGTCCGGTTGTCTGACATTGTGGGGCTGGTTTTGTGGGCATCTGGGCTGCCCCGGGACTCTCCGTGGGTCTCTGGGGGATAGGAGGCCATCTCTGGGCATCCATGAAATCTGGAGTTCATCAGAGATGACCAGCAGAGCACATTTGCTGTGTTTCTCCCAACTGCACAGAGTTCAGCCACACCAGAGTTCTTAAGGCAGATGGTCTTCCCAGGAGCGTTCCAAGTGTCCCTACCCCCGTGCCAGGCCTGTGATGGGGGCTTGGCTGAAACTTTGGCTACAGAGGTAGCTGCTGTGCAGAAGAGGGGCCACAGCCTCCCCAGTACTTCacctcctctccacccccacctccccaagcCTCTTCCTGCCCGTGACCTTGTCCCTGTCCTCCCAGGGAAGAGCTGAATCTGGCAGTGCTTCATGCCTTCGTGGATCTGCATGAGTTCACTGACCTCAACCTGGTGCAGGCCCTCAGGTGAGAAGGATGGGATTGAAAGGGCAGGAAGGGACCTGTCAGGGCTTTCTTTACCAGTGATGATCACCCCCTCCTGAAGGCAAAAACAGAACCAAAACTTAGGGGATGGATTGCACGTGAGTGTTGCCAAAGTCCACAGTAGAGCTTCCTTCAGGCATAGCCGTATCCAGACGCTtgaatggaatgggaaagacagcTTTTGATTGTGTTCGCCACAGGGTGGGTGCTGCTCACGGTAGACCCTCCTCCCACATGACAGCAGAGGCCCCAAGCAACCATCTGTTCCATGCAGCAACCTTGGTAGAAAGAAAGGGCATTTCCATATACATCATCTAGAGTCTCCTGGCCGACGCTCAGTGGTCAGGTTGGCCACAGGTGTGGCGCCCTCATTGGCCAGTTCCTCCCATGGGCACTGAGagtgggtggggggtggcccCGCCAGTCCTGGCATCTACCCTTGGCTCGTCTCTGCCGCAGGCAGTTCCTCTGGAGCTTCCGCCTCCCTGGAGAAGCCCAGAAGATCGACCGCATGATGGAGGCCTTTGCCCAGCGCTACTGCTTGTGCAACCCTGGGGTTTTCCAGTCCACAGGTAGGGGCCCAGGCCCTAGGgtcctggggaaggagggagctgggagTGGGGGGGACTTGAGCTCCTGGGTCCCGGAGGCTCGCATGCCCCAGTCATCACCCCATGACTGTCTGGTGCAGACACGTGCTACGTATTGTCCTTCGCTGTGATCATGCTGAACACCAGCCTCCACAACCCCAACGTCCGGGACAAGCCGGGACTGGAGCGCTTCGTGGCCATGAACCGGGGCATCAACGAGGGCGGGGACTTGCCTGAGGAGCTGCTCAGGGTcaggcccccctccccccccccccggcccccTCAGGTCCAtccctctttctcctctcagTGCCTGAGCCCCCCGCCACCCAGGATCACTGCCTCgccacccatggactgcatggtCACACCAGCCTGCCCaagtcttctctctttctctctctctggctgcctgtctttgtctctctgtttttcattttattttttcttctgctgcGCCaggcagtatgtgggatcttagttcccgaccaaggattgaatcc is from Bos indicus isolate NIAB-ARS_2022 breed Sahiwal x Tharparkar chromosome 18, NIAB-ARS_B.indTharparkar_mat_pri_1.0, whole genome shotgun sequence and encodes:
- the CYTH2 gene encoding cytohesin-2 isoform X1, with amino-acid sequence MDPGVRAPRSQATSPRMEAENQDLRPLAKPPDLTPEERMELENIRRRKQELLVEIQRLREELSEAMSEVEGLEANEGSKTLQRNRKMAMGRKKFNMDPKKGIQFLVENELLQNTPEEIARFLYKGEGLNKTAIGDYLGEREELNLAVLHAFVDLHEFTDLNLVQALRQFLWSFRLPGEAQKIDRMMEAFAQRYCLCNPGVFQSTDTCYVLSFAVIMLNTSLHNPNVRDKPGLERFVAMNRGINEGGDLPEELLRNLYDSIRNEPFKIPEDDGNDLTHTFFNPDREGWLLKLGGRVKTWKRRWFILTDNCLYYFEYTTDKEPRGIIPLENLSIREVDDPRKPNCFELYIPNNKGQLIKACKTEADGRVVEGNHMVYRISAPTQEEKDEWIKSIQAAVSVDPFYEMLAARKKRISVKKKQEQP
- the CYTH2 gene encoding cytohesin-2 isoform X2: MEDGVYEPPDLTPEERMELENIRRRKQELLVEIQRLREELSEAMSEVEGLEANEGSKTLQRNRKMAMGRKKFNMDPKKGIQFLVENELLQNTPEEIARFLYKGEGLNKTAIGDYLGEREELNLAVLHAFVDLHEFTDLNLVQALRQFLWSFRLPGEAQKIDRMMEAFAQRYCLCNPGVFQSTDTCYVLSFAVIMLNTSLHNPNVRDKPGLERFVAMNRGINEGGDLPEELLRNLYDSIRNEPFKIPEDDGNDLTHTFFNPDREGWLLKLGGRVKTWKRRWFILTDNCLYYFEYTTDKEPRGIIPLENLSIREVDDPRKPNCFELYIPNNKGQLIKACKTEADGRVVEGNHMVYRISAPTQEEKDEWIKSIQAAVSVDPFYEMLAARKKRISVKKKQEQP
- the KCNJ14 gene encoding ATP-sensitive inward rectifier potassium channel 14; the encoded protein is MGLARALRRLSGALESGDDRAGDEEEAGPGLCHNGWAPAQSPVGRRRGRFVKKDGHCNVRFVNLGGQGARYLSDLFTTCVDVRWRWMCLLFSCSFLASWLLFGLAFWLIASLHGDLTAPPPPAPCFSQVASFLAAFLFALETQTSIGYGVRSVTEECPAAVAAVVLQCIAGCVLDAFVVGAVMAKMAKPKKRNETLVFSENAVVALRDRRLCLMWRVGNLRRSHLVEAHVRAQLLQPRVTPEGEYIPLDHQDVDVGFDGGTDRIFLVSPITIVHEIDSASPLYELGRAELARADFELVVILEGMVEATAMTTQCRSSYLPGELLWGHRFEPVLFQRGSQYEVDYRHFHRTYEVPGTPVCSAKELDERAERASQSPKSGFPSSLAAFCYENELALSCCQEEDEEEEATEGDAAEAEDKAASPQVLTPTLALTLPP